From the genome of Flavobacterium luteolum, one region includes:
- a CDS encoding glycosyl hydrolase: MGKKLFVFLLLCSLTASYSQTAEKKDWLKSYDISIESFKKPPLDYAPFARWWWPGNDVDKEQLKAEINLFADNNFGGVEIQPMSLVFPTKGKGRADRIMGFDTPLYYENLKAVFEEARKRGVTVDMTDGSGWPAGGDHLTEDDNNLKLDYGIMDIPSGNKNALKIPRAAKGDRPKAKLVALLAAKVLNNPDNAKKSYMLDADSVINITDKVKDSTFIYSPKGSSWKAIALWSIPAMESPMLSAKKNAGFVMNHFDSTKVKKSLNYLFGERTGMTSYFGNPFRSVFDDSFEFKVERHFSEDFTRFFKANRGYDAVKYLPANIWLGYNCITSRLSNPEAQPDFIYSEEDWRLRYDYDLTLSELLVKHFFKPANLWAESRGLLHRTQGYGVNMDMIAAAGETQIPEMETMQFNIASEGGFKIISSGAHLYNRPVVSCESAVYSGREFMTTPQKLKMLMDKAFCSGVNQIIWHGVPYQYSPEGYPKEGWYPFFNSGVGIRFSTNMGTANPYWKYMKSINQYGQRVQYAMRSGKAQADVLVYFPFLSYSQSAANPSEVLLKGYMKDVEPPLSAEISEPESYNQPSSTEWLQKIWPLLNELNSKGITWDWINDASVQELKATSDKKISIKGNVYQSIVLFDPPFVQLKSAENLKKLSKAAVNILMVGSLAKKQPSFNNYRKNDQLTEKLIAETSKAGSTKIIEINSSISSWSETLDIPVRYADTKNNLRQARRLMSDGSLLQFIWNQSEKWQRIDLKLSPEYKNAYWMDAESGLVKPGMINGKNETGYLLPPFSTIILNASLSPIQNLQTAETAGFNPENARALAAIDKWDIKSGPASLNNSGLFDWKSNADFKHSSELGEYTATFTLADADLSKSYFLDLGRVCFSADVIINDKPVSSMIFSPYVCDITNYIRPGLNKVKVVVTPTKFNEFAGLGSKGDKLYKLLKDSELMSQGLLGPVHIYEQKKQ; this comes from the coding sequence ATGGGAAAAAAGCTTTTTGTTTTCTTGCTTCTTTGTTCACTTACTGCTTCATATTCACAGACAGCGGAAAAAAAAGACTGGCTTAAAAGCTACGATATTTCAATTGAGAGCTTTAAAAAGCCGCCGCTTGACTACGCTCCATTTGCAAGATGGTGGTGGCCGGGTAATGATGTTGATAAAGAACAGCTGAAAGCTGAAATCAATCTGTTTGCTGATAATAATTTTGGAGGTGTAGAAATTCAGCCAATGTCGCTGGTATTTCCCACAAAGGGAAAGGGACGGGCCGATAGGATTATGGGTTTCGACACGCCGCTTTATTATGAGAATTTAAAAGCAGTATTTGAAGAGGCCAGAAAAAGAGGAGTAACTGTTGATATGACTGACGGAAGCGGGTGGCCTGCGGGCGGAGATCATTTAACCGAAGATGACAATAACTTGAAACTGGATTATGGAATAATGGATATTCCTTCCGGTAACAAGAACGCTTTAAAGATTCCGCGTGCTGCCAAGGGTGATCGCCCTAAGGCAAAGCTTGTCGCACTGCTGGCCGCAAAAGTTCTAAATAATCCTGACAATGCTAAAAAGTCATATATGCTGGATGCAGATTCGGTGATAAATATAACAGACAAAGTTAAGGACTCAACTTTTATATATTCTCCAAAGGGTTCCTCATGGAAGGCAATAGCACTGTGGTCAATTCCCGCTATGGAATCGCCAATGCTTTCAGCCAAAAAAAATGCAGGTTTTGTAATGAATCATTTTGATTCCACAAAAGTGAAAAAAAGTTTAAATTATCTTTTTGGAGAGCGTACAGGAATGACTTCTTATTTCGGAAATCCTTTCCGATCGGTTTTTGATGACAGTTTTGAGTTTAAAGTAGAACGGCATTTTTCCGAAGATTTCACTAGATTTTTTAAGGCCAACAGAGGCTATGACGCTGTAAAATATCTGCCTGCCAATATCTGGCTGGGATATAACTGCATTACTTCAAGATTATCTAATCCTGAGGCACAGCCAGATTTTATATATAGTGAAGAGGATTGGAGACTGCGTTATGATTATGATTTGACTTTATCTGAGCTGCTGGTGAAACATTTCTTTAAACCTGCTAACTTATGGGCTGAATCCAGAGGACTGCTGCATCGTACTCAGGGGTACGGCGTTAATATGGACATGATAGCTGCAGCCGGGGAGACTCAAATTCCTGAAATGGAGACCATGCAGTTTAACATCGCTTCAGAAGGAGGTTTTAAAATAATTTCATCAGGAGCTCATCTGTATAACCGTCCTGTAGTCAGCTGCGAGTCAGCTGTCTATTCGGGCAGGGAGTTTATGACTACACCGCAGAAACTTAAAATGTTAATGGATAAAGCTTTCTGCAGCGGTGTGAATCAAATTATCTGGCATGGAGTTCCTTACCAGTATTCGCCTGAAGGCTATCCTAAAGAAGGATGGTATCCCTTTTTTAATTCCGGTGTCGGAATCAGGTTCTCAACTAATATGGGAACGGCCAATCCTTATTGGAAATATATGAAGAGCATAAATCAATACGGTCAGCGTGTCCAATATGCAATGAGAAGCGGTAAGGCTCAGGCGGATGTTTTAGTTTATTTTCCTTTCCTGAGCTACAGCCAGTCAGCTGCAAATCCCTCAGAAGTCTTGTTAAAAGGATACATGAAGGATGTCGAGCCGCCTCTTTCCGCTGAAATCTCTGAACCTGAGAGCTACAATCAGCCGTCCAGTACGGAATGGCTTCAAAAGATATGGCCTCTGCTGAATGAACTTAACTCCAAAGGCATCACCTGGGACTGGATTAATGATGCTTCCGTTCAGGAATTAAAAGCTACTTCGGACAAAAAAATAAGCATCAAAGGAAATGTTTATCAGTCCATTGTTCTTTTTGACCCGCCATTTGTACAGCTTAAAAGTGCTGAAAATCTTAAAAAGCTCTCCAAAGCAGCAGTAAATATTCTAATGGTCGGCAGCCTGGCAAAAAAACAGCCAAGTTTCAATAATTACAGAAAAAATGATCAGCTGACTGAAAAACTCATTGCAGAAACATCAAAAGCAGGCAGCACTAAAATTATTGAAATAAATTCCAGCATATCATCATGGTCCGAGACACTTGATATCCCAGTCAGGTATGCTGACACAAAAAATAATTTAAGACAGGCCAGACGCTTGATGAGCGACGGATCGCTTTTGCAGTTTATATGGAACCAGAGTGAAAAATGGCAGAGGATTGATTTGAAATTAAGTCCTGAATATAAAAATGCGTACTGGATGGATGCTGAGTCCGGACTTGTAAAACCAGGGATGATTAACGGTAAAAATGAAACAGGTTACCTTCTGCCGCCATTCAGCACAATCATTCTGAATGCCAGCCTTTCACCAATACAGAATTTACAAACTGCAGAAACTGCAGGATTTAATCCTGAAAATGCCAGGGCATTAGCAGCAATAGATAAATGGGACATCAAATCAGGCCCTGCTTCTCTTAATAACAGTGGACTGTTTGACTGGAAAAGCAATGCCGACTTTAAGCATTCGTCTGAGCTGGGAGAGTACACCGCCACTTTTACGCTTGCAGATGCAGATCTATCCAAATCATACTTTTTGGATTTGGGCAGAGTCTGCTTCAGCGCAGATGTTATTATTAACGACAAACCAGTCAGTTCAATGATATTTTCTCCCTATGTATGTGATATAACAAATTACATACGTCCTGGATTAAATAAGGTGAAAGTTGTTGTAACGCCTACCAAATTTAATGAGTTTGCCGGTTTGGGAAGCAAAGGCGACAAGCTCTACAAGCTGTTAAAAGATTCTGAGCTCATGAGCCAGGGTTTATTGGGGCCGGTACATATTTACGAACAAAAAAAACAATAG
- a CDS encoding glycoside hydrolase family 3 N-terminal domain-containing protein encodes MLLKSTCIYFFLLSFSAASGQISRAPQLGKSPVKEVINAMTLEEKINLVKGSGMRGNENNNGPVAGGIDGKVPGAAGSTYAIPRLGIPAIYMADGPAGLRIDTARVNDKKRYYSTAFPTGTSLASSWNTDLVKEVGKAMGKEVLEYGIDILLAPGINIQRNPLCGRNFEYYSEDPLLAGYLTSAMVTGIQSNGVGTSVKHFAVNNQENNRYNLDAVIGQRALREIYLRGFEIAVKEADPWTIMSSYNKLNGVYTSESTSLLTAILRKEWGFKGIVVTDWYAGRKPVEQVKAGNDLLMPGRDMEYTAIKEAIENKSLDVELLDRNIEKILNIVLHSPSFKKYKYSNNPDLKANAAIARKAAAESLVLLKNEKAALPLNKSNILLFGNASYDTYIGGTGSGEVYKAYKVSISDGLQNTDCRPDQQLMDSYKAHIAAEKRNRPQRSSLLATEKLLAEKKFTIDEINSIADRGETAVITISRTAGEGSDRNVDKDYYLQASEIELIENVSSVFHAKNKRVAVILNIDAAVDVAAWRDKVDAILLAWLPGQEAGNAVADIVTGKLSPSGHLSITFPMKYEDVPSAGTFPGKGEKRPAKAVYNDGIYVGYRHNVSFDVKPAYEFGFGLSYTNFSITGIKLNSTKFSKSISASVNVKNTGNQSGKEVVQLYLSAPRKNMDKPERELKGFAKTKLLKPGEAQKLTFILTPKELASFDAQKSAWIAEKGAYTVKIGNSSNNLKVNQSFTLENDLLVEQANNVLAPTDNLAELKSAE; translated from the coding sequence ATGCTTTTAAAATCAACTTGCATATATTTTTTTCTACTATCCTTCAGTGCGGCATCTGGACAAATCAGCAGAGCTCCGCAATTGGGGAAGTCGCCGGTCAAAGAGGTGATCAATGCGATGACTCTGGAAGAAAAAATTAATTTAGTAAAAGGCAGCGGCATGCGCGGCAATGAAAATAATAACGGACCTGTTGCAGGAGGCATTGACGGAAAAGTTCCAGGTGCGGCAGGCAGTACCTATGCCATACCGCGGCTAGGCATTCCTGCAATTTATATGGCAGATGGTCCTGCAGGGCTGAGGATAGATACAGCAAGGGTGAATGATAAGAAAAGGTACTATTCGACAGCTTTTCCAACAGGAACCTCGCTGGCATCATCATGGAATACAGATCTTGTTAAAGAGGTAGGAAAAGCTATGGGAAAAGAAGTTTTGGAATATGGCATCGATATTTTACTGGCGCCAGGAATAAATATTCAAAGAAATCCGCTCTGCGGCAGAAATTTTGAATACTATTCGGAGGATCCTTTACTGGCAGGCTACCTTACGAGCGCTATGGTTACCGGCATCCAGTCAAATGGAGTCGGTACTTCCGTAAAGCATTTTGCTGTAAATAACCAGGAAAACAACCGTTATAATTTAGATGCGGTAATCGGGCAGAGGGCATTACGTGAAATTTATCTCAGAGGATTTGAAATTGCCGTTAAAGAGGCAGACCCGTGGACTATTATGAGTTCCTATAATAAATTGAACGGGGTATATACTTCTGAGAGCACTTCTCTACTTACCGCCATACTGCGAAAAGAATGGGGTTTTAAAGGGATTGTTGTTACGGACTGGTATGCCGGCCGCAAACCTGTTGAACAGGTTAAAGCGGGTAATGATCTGCTGATGCCGGGCAGGGATATGGAATATACCGCCATTAAGGAAGCAATAGAAAATAAATCTCTAGATGTTGAACTTCTGGACAGAAATATTGAAAAGATACTTAATATCGTACTGCATTCCCCTTCATTTAAAAAATATAAATATTCGAATAATCCTGATTTAAAAGCCAATGCGGCAATCGCACGCAAAGCGGCTGCGGAATCTCTGGTTTTATTAAAAAATGAAAAAGCGGCACTGCCTTTAAATAAATCAAATATATTGTTATTTGGGAATGCATCATATGATACCTATATCGGAGGTACCGGCAGCGGAGAAGTATATAAGGCGTACAAAGTTTCAATATCTGATGGTCTGCAAAATACAGACTGCAGACCGGACCAGCAGTTAATGGACAGCTATAAAGCGCATATAGCTGCAGAGAAAAGAAACAGACCCCAGCGTTCGAGCCTCCTTGCAACGGAAAAACTGCTTGCGGAAAAAAAATTCACCATCGATGAAATTAATTCGATTGCTGATAGAGGCGAAACAGCTGTTATTACGATTTCCCGAACTGCAGGTGAGGGAAGTGACAGAAACGTAGATAAAGATTATTATCTGCAGGCTTCCGAAATTGAATTAATTGAAAATGTTTCATCGGTTTTTCATGCTAAAAATAAGAGGGTGGCTGTAATCCTAAATATTGATGCGGCGGTAGATGTCGCAGCCTGGAGAGATAAAGTGGATGCAATTTTACTTGCATGGCTTCCGGGCCAGGAAGCCGGAAATGCTGTTGCGGATATTGTCACAGGAAAACTTAGTCCTTCGGGGCATCTATCAATCACTTTTCCTATGAAATATGAGGATGTTCCCTCAGCAGGGACATTTCCGGGAAAGGGAGAGAAAAGACCGGCCAAAGCAGTTTATAATGACGGGATATATGTAGGTTACAGGCATAATGTGTCATTTGATGTCAAACCAGCTTACGAATTTGGTTTTGGCTTATCCTATACTAATTTCAGCATTACCGGCATCAAATTGAACAGCACTAAATTTTCTAAATCGATCAGTGCCAGCGTTAATGTTAAAAACACTGGAAACCAGTCAGGCAAAGAAGTCGTGCAGCTTTACTTATCTGCTCCCCGCAAAAACATGGATAAGCCGGAAAGAGAATTGAAAGGTTTTGCAAAAACCAAACTGCTGAAGCCCGGCGAAGCGCAGAAACTAACTTTTATTTTAACTCCTAAAGAGCTGGCTTCCTTTGATGCGCAAAAATCTGCATGGATTGCTGAAAAGGGTGCCTATACTGTAAAAATTGGAAATTCGAGCAATAATTTAAAGGTGAACCAAAGTTTCACACTTGAAAACGATCTGCTGGTTGAACAGGCCAATAATGTGCTTGCTCCGACGGATAATTTAGCTGAATTAAAAAGCGCTGAATAG
- a CDS encoding sialate O-acetylesterase yields the protein MKINFFLFSFFLIFSNIDAQIKVASALGDNMVLQRNSEVKIWGTSKPDSRLTVSADWNKTQIKTISNSRGEWIVTLKTGEAGGPYLISISDSEQKLKLSNILLGEVWLCSGQSNMEMPMLGIANSPVNNSNEAIFNADNNNIRLFTVKQNDKLTPQDSCQGSWSAATSESVSKFSAVAYYFSLQLYKKLNVPIGIICSSYGGSRIEAWMDSETLAKFPKDVQLKAQNSQIVQHKASVLFNGMIHPLKNCVFKGVLWYQGESNREDYKDYADLMGGMVENWRNTFNNGSFPFYYVQIAPYSYENSSAILNGRFWEEQQKAAGKIQNSGMVSTIDLGEEKNLHPAEKEIIGKRLSYWAVGKTYDVKGIHYKSASFKESLVKDSSMVLIFENETLGFTSYGHDLSNFEIAGEDRIFYPAKAVINTARRITVSAKEVSRPAAVRYCFKNFPQGNGFLYNAAGLPVMPFRTDIW from the coding sequence ATGAAAATTAATTTTTTTTTATTCTCCTTTTTTTTGATTTTTTCAAATATTGATGCCCAGATAAAAGTTGCGTCTGCTTTAGGCGATAACATGGTGCTTCAGAGGAACAGCGAAGTTAAGATATGGGGGACTTCAAAGCCGGACAGCAGATTAACTGTCAGTGCTGACTGGAACAAAACACAGATCAAGACCATCAGTAACAGCAGAGGGGAATGGATTGTAACATTAAAAACCGGCGAGGCCGGCGGTCCCTACCTTATTTCAATCTCAGATTCTGAACAGAAGCTAAAATTAAGCAATATACTTTTAGGAGAGGTCTGGCTTTGTTCGGGACAGTCCAATATGGAAATGCCGATGCTGGGTATCGCAAATAGTCCGGTTAATAATTCAAACGAGGCCATTTTCAATGCCGATAACAATAATATCAGATTATTTACGGTCAAGCAGAATGATAAATTGACTCCGCAGGATTCCTGCCAGGGGAGCTGGTCAGCTGCAACCTCAGAATCAGTGAGTAAATTCAGTGCCGTTGCTTACTATTTTTCGCTGCAGTTATATAAAAAGCTTAATGTTCCAATCGGCATAATCTGCTCAAGTTACGGAGGATCGCGAATTGAAGCCTGGATGGACAGTGAGACCCTTGCGAAATTTCCAAAAGATGTACAGCTGAAAGCTCAAAACAGCCAGATCGTTCAGCATAAAGCTTCGGTTCTTTTTAACGGCATGATCCATCCCCTTAAAAATTGCGTGTTCAAAGGGGTACTTTGGTACCAGGGAGAATCCAACAGGGAAGATTATAAGGATTATGCCGATTTGATGGGCGGCATGGTCGAAAACTGGCGAAATACCTTCAATAATGGCAGTTTTCCATTTTATTACGTTCAGATAGCTCCATATTCTTATGAAAACAGCAGTGCTATTTTGAATGGCAGGTTTTGGGAAGAACAGCAGAAGGCAGCAGGCAAAATTCAAAACAGCGGCATGGTTTCCACAATTGATCTTGGTGAAGAAAAAAATCTTCATCCCGCAGAGAAAGAAATCATAGGTAAACGTCTGTCTTACTGGGCTGTTGGCAAAACGTACGATGTGAAAGGCATACACTATAAAAGCGCATCTTTTAAAGAATCATTGGTAAAGGATTCCAGCATGGTTTTGATTTTTGAGAATGAGACTTTAGGATTTACTTCATACGGTCATGATCTTTCTAACTTTGAAATCGCTGGTGAAGATAGAATTTTTTATCCCGCCAAAGCTGTTATAAATACTGCCAGAAGAATAACTGTTTCTGCAAAGGAGGTCAGCAGGCCCGCTGCGGTCCGATACTGCTTTAAAAATTTTCCGCAGGGAAATGGTTTTCTCTATAATGCGGCAGGCCTGCCGGTCATGCCCTTTCGAACAGATATCTGGTAG
- a CDS encoding SDR family NAD(P)-dependent oxidoreductase codes for MKLHNKTIVVTGAGNGMGRELVLQLLAKGAKVAALDINESALAETAKLAGERSGSLFAFEVDISSRKAVEATVSEVINFVGNVDAIINNAGIIQPFIKLNDLDYAAVEKVFNINFFGTLYVTKSFLPHLLVRPEAHIVNISSMGGFVPVPGQTIYGATKAAVKLMTEGLTQELKDTLVRVSVVFPGAVGTNIMHNSGAALPGTKAEPAQKNGINLPPGEAARQIIAGIENNQERIFVGRDSKMMNFMYRINARFASNLIGKQMKKILK; via the coding sequence ATGAAACTACATAATAAGACAATAGTGGTAACCGGGGCAGGAAATGGAATGGGAAGAGAGCTTGTCCTTCAGCTGCTTGCAAAAGGCGCAAAGGTAGCTGCCCTTGACATCAATGAATCAGCACTGGCTGAAACCGCTAAACTGGCAGGTGAAAGAAGCGGCTCTTTATTTGCATTCGAGGTCGATATCAGCAGCCGTAAAGCAGTTGAAGCCACTGTTTCGGAAGTGATTAATTTTGTCGGGAATGTAGATGCCATCATTAATAATGCAGGAATTATTCAGCCTTTCATAAAGTTAAATGATCTTGATTATGCGGCAGTTGAGAAGGTTTTTAATATAAACTTTTTTGGGACTTTATATGTTACCAAAAGTTTTCTTCCCCATCTTCTTGTGCGTCCGGAAGCCCATATTGTAAATATTTCCAGTATGGGAGGGTTTGTACCCGTTCCAGGACAGACCATTTACGGAGCAACAAAAGCAGCCGTAAAGCTTATGACAGAAGGCCTGACACAAGAACTAAAGGATACCCTTGTAAGGGTTTCGGTTGTTTTTCCAGGTGCAGTCGGAACCAATATTATGCACAATTCGGGAGCTGCATTACCCGGTACAAAAGCTGAACCAGCACAGAAAAATGGCATAAATCTGCCTCCCGGGGAAGCTGCAAGACAAATCATCGCTGGAATTGAGAATAATCAGGAAAGAATTTTTGTGGGTAGGGATTCAAAAATGATGAATTTCATGTACCGCATAAATGCCAGATTTGCTTCAAACTTAATCGGCAAGCAGATGAAAAAAATATTAAAATAA
- a CDS encoding sulfatase family protein, with translation MKRKLLLLTAVSTFFNFPNAGAQSVKTSGSRPNIIIINMDDMGYGDTEPYGMTNIATPNFNKAAQQGIRLTNFNAAQPVCSASRASLMTGSYSNRVGIPGALMPQSPIALNPDEETIATVLKKAGYKTAMLGKWHLGSKAPYLPVHYGFESFFGLPYSNDMWPVDFNYKPVKASKGRPYLTLLEGDKAVDTIRTLDDQARLTTLYTEKAVSFINENKKKNFFLYLAHPMPHVPLAVSDKFKGKSELGIFGDVIMELDWSVGEIRKALRDSKIDKKTILIITSDNGPWKMYGDWAGSSAGFREGKGTSFEGGTRVPCIIIWPDNIPAGMVNSELMTNMDILPTVAAACGAALPVKKIDGMNFLPMLTGLETKGPRDTFYYYYNDPAELRAIRYKSWKMVFAHHSGSYDADRGMNGKMGTYGAFDAKTALYDLSRDPGETYDVQNQYPEIVAKILKLAEDAREDLGDKLTDRIGKNVRNPANAAIK, from the coding sequence ATGAAAAGGAAACTTTTACTGCTGACTGCTGTAAGCACATTTTTTAATTTTCCTAATGCTGGTGCGCAGTCCGTTAAAACCAGCGGAAGCAGGCCTAATATAATCATCATCAACATGGATGATATGGGGTATGGAGACACGGAACCTTACGGTATGACCAATATAGCGACACCCAATTTTAACAAGGCGGCCCAGCAGGGAATCCGCCTGACAAACTTCAATGCTGCCCAGCCGGTATGTTCTGCTTCACGTGCCAGCTTAATGACTGGCAGCTATTCCAATCGTGTCGGTATTCCAGGCGCTTTAATGCCGCAGTCTCCAATTGCGCTTAATCCTGATGAAGAAACAATAGCTACCGTTTTAAAAAAAGCAGGATATAAAACAGCAATGCTCGGCAAATGGCATCTGGGATCTAAAGCTCCATATCTGCCGGTCCATTATGGTTTCGAGAGTTTCTTTGGACTGCCGTATTCCAATGACATGTGGCCGGTCGATTTTAATTATAAACCAGTCAAAGCATCAAAAGGGAGACCCTATTTAACATTATTAGAGGGCGATAAAGCAGTGGATACAATAAGGACTTTAGATGATCAGGCCAGGCTCACTACCTTATATACCGAAAAGGCTGTCTCTTTTATAAATGAAAATAAGAAAAAGAATTTCTTCCTTTATCTGGCTCATCCAATGCCCCATGTTCCGCTGGCTGTTTCAGATAAATTTAAAGGAAAAAGCGAGTTAGGCATTTTCGGTGATGTGATCATGGAACTGGACTGGTCTGTTGGAGAAATTAGAAAGGCACTGAGAGATTCGAAAATTGATAAAAAAACAATATTGATTATCACAAGTGATAATGGACCTTGGAAAATGTACGGAGACTGGGCAGGTTCGTCCGCTGGTTTTCGGGAAGGAAAGGGGACAAGTTTTGAAGGCGGTACCCGAGTGCCCTGCATAATAATCTGGCCGGACAATATCCCGGCAGGCATGGTTAACAGCGAGTTGATGACCAATATGGATATTCTGCCGACCGTTGCAGCAGCCTGCGGCGCTGCACTGCCTGTGAAGAAAATTGATGGAATGAATTTTCTCCCGATGCTTACAGGCCTGGAAACGAAGGGGCCAAGAGATACTTTTTATTATTATTATAATGATCCTGCAGAGCTTAGGGCAATCCGCTATAAAAGCTGGAAAATGGTATTTGCACATCACAGCGGAAGTTATGATGCAGACAGAGGGATGAATGGGAAAATGGGGACATACGGAGCATTTGATGCTAAAACGGCGCTTTATGACTTATCGCGAGATCCAGGTGAAACTTATGATGTCCAGAATCAGTATCCCGAAATTGTTGCAAAGATCCTAAAGCTTGCCGAGGATGCCCGCGAAGATTTAGGGGATAAACTTACAGACCGCATAGGAAAAAACGTTCGAAATCCCGCAAATGCGGCCATTAAATAA
- a CDS encoding GntR family transcriptional regulator yields the protein MNILTDFSLGGSNRPKYLQIADCFIDNISRGNLKNNQRIPSINEFSKAYNCSRDTVEKGYKVLKERNAIKVIKGKGTYIDSTKFVASRNVLFLINKLSTYKLEMYNSFCDNVDSGFQNDFEIYNCDEVLFRNLLDRNFNLYDYYIIMPHFKIYNGDPNNFSSETIEIIKSIPEEKLVIMDNNELKIDGSIIEIYQDFSLDVYEALSEGIDKIRKYKSVILVTGGLSVYSYMDKIKKGFIEFCQDHKLHYEVLEENEDTIAVERGDLFITVNDTDLVKIIDAANAEKFELGADIGVISYNETPLKRLLGIAVMSTDFKGMGATAASMILNNEKGRIRNPFKFIDRVSL from the coding sequence ATGAACATACTTACGGATTTTAGCTTAGGAGGGTCAAACAGACCAAAGTACCTGCAGATAGCGGACTGTTTTATTGATAATATCTCCCGTGGAAATTTAAAGAATAATCAGCGCATTCCTTCAATTAATGAATTCAGCAAGGCCTACAACTGTTCGAGAGATACCGTTGAAAAGGGCTATAAAGTCCTAAAGGAAAGAAATGCAATAAAAGTTATAAAAGGAAAAGGAACTTATATTGATTCTACAAAATTTGTGGCCAGCCGGAATGTACTGTTTCTTATTAACAAATTAAGCACCTATAAGCTGGAAATGTATAACTCATTCTGCGACAATGTAGACAGCGGTTTTCAGAATGATTTTGAAATCTACAATTGTGATGAAGTTTTATTCAGGAACCTGCTTGACAGGAATTTTAATCTTTACGACTACTACATTATCATGCCGCATTTCAAGATTTATAACGGTGATCCAAATAATTTCAGCAGTGAAACCATTGAAATTATCAAGAGCATACCCGAAGAGAAGCTTGTGATTATGGACAATAATGAATTAAAAATCGACGGAAGCATAATTGAAATTTACCAGGATTTTTCACTGGATGTTTATGAAGCTTTAAGCGAGGGAATTGATAAAATCAGAAAGTACAAGTCAGTAATACTGGTAACTGGAGGACTCAGCGTGTATTCCTATATGGATAAAATTAAAAAAGGTTTTATCGAATTCTGCCAAGATCATAAATTACATTATGAAGTGCTTGAAGAAAATGAGGACACCATTGCAGTTGAGAGAGGAGATTTATTTATTACTGTCAATGATACTGATTTAGTTAAAATAATCGATGCGGCCAACGCAGAAAAATTTGAACTCGGTGCGGATATTGGAGTAATTTCATACAATGAAACCCCTTTAAAAAGATTATTGGGAATTGCTGTAATGTCTACAGATTTTAAAGGCATGGGGGCAACTGCGGCCTCCATGATTTTGAATAATGAAAAAGGCAGGATAAGGAATCCTTTTAAATTTATTGACAGGGTTTCCCTTTAG